A genomic segment from Neodiprion lecontei isolate iyNeoLeco1 chromosome 1, iyNeoLeco1.1, whole genome shotgun sequence encodes:
- the LOC107223679 gene encoding protein spaetzle 3, translated as MALVNFTLPYQTATPSPFLLPGAPGHSTVNNLRYNAVPPPPPAPSYNNEDPYHNEPYVPPAEYRHTPSLTTQQHQSTYARVTHETHYANYNQDFRRTQTRQSQQTRPPPTIPPTNNVLTQAPLQQQPRGLHEAKQSQAPSPADNYPERPNGYTRVNSEAYSGPGAKTSVHAVLDYDDDFDDYYDEEEQEMPSNTHVTPIQGPIFLKNGSVPVVPLYSYPQLNNGTFVQIPILWTALSVALGVELRGDLVRGSPCIKRYHQLFCPTAGNTYPIDRIERFIDENKALMKRMYGDFEMSTEYGPPTREPAGHRRKRASSKHGIPDGGPKPEDDDGGNSDGESYFAKMRNTRQSFGNNQNNESGRVDACESKIEIVTPYWASNSAGKIRAIVNTQHFEQAIHQEVCSITRTKRCSGDCGCEQKYKWHRLLAYDPDNDCKGIFMDWFLFPSCCVCRCDPLPKFPSTNSRN; from the exons ATGGCCCTGGTCAACTTCACGCTTCCTTATCAGACGGCGACTCCGTCGCCGTTCCTGCTTCCTGGTGCTCCGGGACACTCGACGGTGAACAATTTACGCTACAACGCCGTTCCCCCGCCGCCGCCAGCCCCGAGCTACAACAACGAAGACCCTTATCACAACGAACCCTACGTTCCACCCGCCGAGTATCGTCACACCCCCAGTCTCACCACTCAGCAGCATCAGAGCACTTATGCTCGAGTCACTCATGAAACTCACTACGCAAATTACAACCAAGACTTCAGAAGGACGCAGACAAGGCAGTCCCAGCAGACGAGGCCTCCGCCGACCATCCCACCGACAAACAATGTTCTAACCCAGGCACCTCTGCAACAGCAGCCCCGCGGACTACATGAGGCTAAACAGTCCCAGGCACCCTCACCCGCTGACAACTATCCCGAAAGACCGAACGG GTATACCAGAGTTAACAGTGAAGCGTACAGCGGTCCTGGCGCCAAGACATCCGTTCACGCTGTGCTCGATTACGATGATGACTTCGACGACTACTACGACGAGGAGGAGCAAGAAATGCCGAGTAACACCCACGTCACGCCGATCCAGGGaccaatatttttaaaaaacggcTCAGTCCCCGTTGTGCCGCTCTACTCTTACCCGCAATTGAACAACGGAACCTTCGTTCAAATACCG ATACTGTGGACTGCGCTGTCCGTGGCCTTGGGGGTCGAACTGCGGGGTGATTTGGTTCGAGGGTCACCATGCATCAAGAGATACCATCAACTTTTCTGTCCAACTGCCGGTAACACCTATCCCAT CGACCGGATAGAACGTTTCATCGACGAGAACAAGGCGTTGATGAAACGGATGTACGGGGATTTCGAGATGAGCACAGAATACGGTCCGCCGACCAGAGAACCGGCTGGGCATCGCCGGAAAAGGGCCTCCTCGAAACACGGCATACCGGATGGCGGGCCCAAACCCGAAGACGACGACGGGGGTAATTCCGACGGGGAGTCCTACTTCGCCAAGATGAGAAACACGCGTCAATCCTTCGGCAACAATCAGAACAACGAAAGCGGAAG GGTTGACGCTTGCGAATCAAAGATAGAGATAGTGACGCCATATTGGGCCAGCAACAGCGCTGGTAAAATTCGGGCGATCGTCAACACCCAGCATTTCGAGCAAGCCATTCACCAAGAAGTCTGTTC GATAACAAGGACGAAGAGATGCAGCGGCGACTGTGGATGCGAACAAAAGTACAAGTGGCATCGTCTTCTCGCTTACGATCCAGACAACGACTGCAAGGGTATATTCATGGACTGGTTCCTCTTTCCATCGTGCTGCGTTTGCAGGTGCGATCCTCTTCCTAAATTCCCATCGACAAACTCTCGGAATTAA